In the genome of Raphanus sativus cultivar WK10039 chromosome 4, ASM80110v3, whole genome shotgun sequence, one region contains:
- the LOC108854869 gene encoding RNA-binding protein CP33, chloroplastic, whose translation MSSLAYCPSAVAVSPASSAATVNPLFSSLRLFNPFPPKSFKLVASFLNPISLHPNIRRHRFSCAADTEDELPVASEDEEEEEEEDVKQTTQASGEEGRLYVGNLPYTITSSELSQLFRQAGTVVDVQIVYDKVTDRSRGFGFVTMGSIEEAKEAIQMFNTSQIGGRTVKVNFPEVPRGGEREVMRAAKIRDGNRSYVDSPHKLYAGNLGWDLTSQGLKDAFADQPGVLGAKVVYERDSGRSRGFGFVSFESAQDLQSALRAMNGVEVEGRELRLNLASERATVSRPFVTQVETEEGNSLESSEVLSTIST comes from the exons ATGTCGTCTTTAGCCTATTGTCCCTCCGCCGTCGCTGTATCTCCCGCTTCCTCCGCCGCTACCGTTAACCCCTTATTCTCCTCCCTCAGACTCTTCAATCCCTTTCCACCAAAATCCTTCAAACTCGTCGCCAGTTTCCTCAATCCCATCTCACTCCATCCCAATATCCGTCGCCACCGTTTCTCCTGCGCCGCCGATACCGAAGACGAACTCCCCGTCGCAtcagaagacgaagaagaagaagaagaagaagatgtgaaaCAGACGACGCAAGCCAGTGGTGAGGAAGGGAGGCTGTACGTTGGAAACTTACCATACACAATCACTTCTTCTGAGCTCTCCCAACTTTTCCGACAAGCTGGAACTGTCGTAGATGTTCAG ATTGTGTATGACAAAGTCACTGACAGAAGCAGAGGGTTTGGATTCGTAACGATGGGAAGCATCGAAGAAGCTAAAGAAGCTATTCAGATGTTCAACACCTCT CAAATTGGCGGTAGAACTGTGAAAGTGAACTTCCCGGAGGTGCCAAGAGGCGGAGAGAGAGAAGTAATGAGAGCAGCCAAGATCCGTGATGGTAACCGGAGCTATGTTGACAGTCCTCACAAGCTCTATGCTGGGAACCTTGGTTGGGATCTGACCTCACAAGGTCTGAAAGATGCATTTGCTGACCAACCTGGTGTGCTTGGTGCTAAAGTTGTGTATGAAAGAGACAGCGGGAGGTCTCGGGGGTTTGGTTTCGTCTCTTTTGAATCTGCACAAGACCTTCAGTCTGCCCTGAGGGCCATGAATGGCGTG GAAGTTGAAGGCAGAGAACTGAGGCTCAATTTGGCTTCAGAGAGAGCCACCGTGTCTCGTCCTTTTGTAACACAAGTAGAGACTGAAGAGGGCAACAGTCTTGAGAGCAGTGAGGTGCTTTCAACCATCAGTACATGA
- the LOC108854868 gene encoding uncharacterized protein LOC108854868, with protein sequence MASLRMIDIAVNFTDGMFKGVYHGKNCHLPDIATVLNRAWSAGVDRIIVTGGSLEESREALAIAETDARLFCTVGVHPTRCNEFEESGDPEKHYQDLFSLANEGMQKGKVVAIGECGLDYDRLQFCPADIQKKYFEKQFELAYATKLPMFLHMRAAAADFCEIVERNKNRFPGGVAHSFTGSALDRDKLLSFDNMYIGVNGCSLKTAENLDVMKEIPVERMMIETDSPYCEIKNTHAGMKFVKSTWPSKKKEKYDQECIVKGRNEPCLVRQVLEVVAGHKGIGDINQLSSTLYHNTCRVFFPQDLDSAADALLSGHHNTN encoded by the exons ATGGCGTCGTTGAGGATGATAG ACATAGCAGTTAACTTCACAG ATGGGATGTTCAAGGGAGTTTACCATGGAAAGAACTGTCATCTCCCGGACATTGCAACCGTCTTGAACCGAGCTTGGTCTGCCGGAGTCGATAGAATCATA GTAACTGGTGGGTCACTGGAAGAATCAAGAGAAGCTCTTGCAATTGCAGAAACTGATG CAAGGCTGTTCTGTACCGTTGGGGTTCATCCAACTAGATGCAAT GAATTTGAAGAGAGTGGTGACCCGGAGAAGCACTACCAGGATCTGTTTTCATTAGCCAATGAAGGAATGCAGAAAGGGAAG GTGGTAGCAATTGGTGAATGTGGATTGGATTATGATAGGCTTCAGTTCTGCCCTGCTGATATCCAGAAGAA GTATTTTGAGAAGCAGTTCGAACTAGCATATGCAACAAAGTTGCCTATGTTTTTACATATGCGAGCAGCTGCTGCAGATTTCTGTGAAATCGTTGAAAGAAACAAGAACAG GTTCCCTGGAGGGGTTGCTCATTCGTTTACTGGAAGTGCATTGGACCGTGATAAGCTTCTTTCTTTCGATAATATGTACATTG GTGTGAATGGCTGCTCGTTGAAAACAGCTGAGAATCTTGATGTAATGAAAGAGATACCGGTAGAGAGGATGATGATCGAAACCGACTCTCCGTACTGTGAGATCAAGAACACACACGCCGGGATGAAGTTTGTAAAGTCGACCTGGCCTtctaagaaaaaggaaaagtatGATCAAGAGTGCATTGTCAAAGGCCGTAACGAGCCTTGCTTGGTTCG GCAAGTTCTTGAGGTTGTGGCTGGCCATAAAGGAATTGGCGATATTAATCAACTTAGCTCAACCTTGTACCACAACACTTGCAG AGTTTTCTTCCCCCAGGACTTGGATTCTGCTGCAGATGCTCTGCTTTCCGGTCACCACAATACCAACTAG